In Citrus sinensis cultivar Valencia sweet orange chromosome 3, DVS_A1.0, whole genome shotgun sequence, the sequence TCGGATTTtgataaatgaaattaaataatatttaagttcATATTCAAACTTAAATATCAACTATTTAAGGatatttaataagaaatattataattaatttaaaataaaactaataagaaaattaaatataaatattcatttagtTATTGGGtagtcataattataataaagaaatataaattatttaaattataggCTATTACATATGAGATATATCATTtcactaaataaaatattcaaatgtGATGGATTATGATTTATGAGATATGTTGTGAgaacattttataaattatatgagtTCTTGTTTATTGAATGATGCTCCTAGGAATTCTTAATTATGGATTATTGAGTTTGATTTTATTGAATGGATTATAAATGATacattatatatgttaatgttatatttgttgtataattttaattagttatttttagcTTATACTCACACACAGACATACATATTTAATCATTCTCAAATGCGGACGCCCACATTTTCTTTAATGCGGATACACTTTTAATCGTGTAgcaaaatagaataataagacattttatttaattctagctaaattaaataatagttaatcCATTTGGTgccaaaataatttgaaaataattttcaattcccgctaaaatatatttttaaaaatattcattttttaccaaggatattttacataaattttcaataattcccaccaaataaaaagcttaaacatttaattaatgtaaaattaaatataaatttgaaatattttaacagtaaattattttcatatttcacacctaattaatgaaatatgtCATAATGGTCATGCATGGAAGGTGTCTACGATAGATACTAGTcatacataaaattttttaattaaaactaagaaaatgtCTACCATccactcaatttttttccaattttttcaaaaatacacaattcttttttttttttttgctggaatccacctaaagttacattttgtttcacttttccacgtccgtttggaatccgttaagaaaactagcggaaacttaaaaaatgaccattttaccccccaaaacaaaaatttcaatttcaccctaaaaattaccaaaaataagcagattaaatctaattatttttctcatcggtcaataaagaaattaattccacaaccatcaaatgcagggtttttttttttaaaatatgtctgtaattagaatgttaaattataactgcagtattaaaaatagcctAATCTCGCAAAccttcaattgaatttaagataattagagttttattattcattgagttataatctctagtagttaagatttttttgtacttcattaacgTATCAATTATgatattcattattaaatttgattgttttttgcattttttagagtgaaattgtaatttttgtttgggggtaaaattgtcattttttaaagtttccaTTAGTTtccttaacggattccaaacggaagtggaaaagtgaaacaaaatataattttaggtagattccaacaaaaaagaaaaaagaaaaaaattgtgtatttttaaaaaagttggaaaaaacAGGTGGatggtggatattttcccttaaaatattataacagAATTGTGACGGTTTTTAGTTTTTGACGCAGAAATTAAGGACAAATAAGGGGTCAtaaaggcttttttttttgtttgggggggggggggggggtttgtTTTTAGTAGTGATATATTATTTGGTGTGGAATCTTGTAATTTGCGGAAAGACAAGCGAACCAGTCAACACAAGCTACGTTAAATTTAATCGAAGTAGTAGAATATGCTGAGAACTCACAGGCACGTAGAGAGTAATGCACAAAAGAAAACCACTTGGGTGTAAAataggggtgttcagaatccaatccGATCCGCTCAATTCGTTTGATCCGTATAAATCTGATCCGTGAAAATTCGATCCGTGGATTGATGGATTAGATTGAAAATCCGCAGTCGGTGGATtagatatggatttacttctgtaaatcTGTAAAAATCTGCGAATccgtgaaaaaaaaaatttatttaataaaaaaacttgtaaatatgatattatacttactaatgaataaataagttaaaaaattgttacattaacactatattatatcttatccgataataatataaaataaaaataattaaataaaaaatatagctTCCTTAgcagttaattttcatgtactgatctaaacaaatgagttttttttttttcgttttggtgtgttatattttgaaactttgaatgtattttctatctttattcaaacaattaatttatttaaatcttatttaattttgaatttgatcggtagtaaaattatttttatatttagttaggtggcgtttgtttttttgtctaaaatctgaatagacctgaattagtctgaattctgaataggtctgaatgtttgaatctgaataatatgtttattttttcgtctgaatctcgaaaaataagtattaagttgtttatttttttcaacttgaaaagctaaaaatatgtacttttacatttgtatccttattaaatttgaatgtcaaataaataatatattaaataccacaatattttaacatttataagtaaaactatattcaagtgaatacataattattttggaattttaatatataaaatactataaatttcaaaatttatcatatataatataagaaagaaaaaatatggatattttttatgtggggtaaatatCTATAGGTGAGTTTTgagatagacatgaaaaataaattataaaacagagatatttttgacattagcaagtaattgacttaatttagatttctcaattaagtaaaaagtcaaaaaattagcttattttattaagtcaaaattatctaaaaagtcgcattaagttataaaaacaaacacctctaattaacttaattaattaagttaagtcactttaagtcattaagttaaaaaacaaacgctacCTTAGTTCGTGGATAgtatatgattaaaaatttttagcaTGCAAACCAATCcgtaaaataattgattggaTCTGCAGACGAAtggattgaatttgaattgaatttcaccaatccattgattggattaaaaatttataattcgCAAAAtcgtggattggatatggattgatatCCAATCCATAAAATTCGATCCGCGAACACTCCCGTAAAATTTATATCTGGTCAGCTTCGCGGGTTGTCGCTCTAGGCCAGTGCATAATGAACCAATCGATCCACACAATAACTTCGAAATTAGATACCAGGTGTGCCTTACTCTCTGACTACCGGGAGCTGACTTATATTAATCATACtatatataacaattaatGTCCGTATTTTGAGCCATATATAACCTTAGATTTAGATGAATTGATGAAATGTACATGTCCTTGTATTTCAAGGAGAGTTGCTCATAGGCCGGCCGGCTCGAACCGACATCTCATGGAGCAATCCATAGGCATGACCATTCTGCCAACCCTTCATTGGCTTCCTCCAAAATTACATCTGAACAAATTCTGAGAGTTTGACGGTTTGTATATTGCACAGATAAATCTCAACTCAAAACTTGCTTGTAAAACTATATGTATACAGAGTGATGTTACGAACATATATcctttatacaaattattatatataaactgATCTCGTTCAAGCATTGACTGGaggaaaaatacaaattttaacataattaataagaataaatcatGTCTCATCCAACAACAGTTGCATAACAATTTAGTTTCTGCACGATAGTTTGTACATAGAGTCAATTTTTTGTCCTCTATTACTTGGGTATAAATTATTGTACTTGCCCTTTTTTGAAGGATAAGAATTAAAGAAACCATGCACTATTCTCTCACTCGATAGAAGGTTATAGTATAAATCAGTATCAATATCAATGCACATGCACATtgcatcaataataatattacgcTTACAAAGTTGAGGTATGTTTAGTTGGATACATATCAACCGGAAGCCGACCTGTATCAATATTGTTAAGCCTACAGAGTTGATTGCGAATTGACAATATTTGTCATGTTAATTAAGCGCACGCGGTCTTAGTTTTGGCATCCTTGGAATGAACAATGTTTCGAGACTATAATAGAGTGGGAAAATGGACATTTTAGTTTGATTAATCCCTTTCAACAACGCTGAAAAATGGAATTACTATACCTATTTCGCCATAACTAATTGATCTCATTTCTATGTGGATATTTTATCAGTACGGAAATATCAAGCGTTGTATTATAGCTTGTACTGTTTCCAGAGGCTGTACAGTTTCTGGCTTTCTGCTTTAGCATGCCTTGTTTATTAGTAATGACTTTTAAGTAAACACTAAGTAGTGGAAAATAACTCAACATccaattgtaaattttaacgAGAAAAGTAATCTGAGAAACAAGGATTGTTGAACACTTACAAGAGAACAACTTGACAAAATACAAACACATCCTGGTGCGCAATATAGCGGCATGCTAACAGGAACTTAAAAAGATACGCCTAGGCACAAATGAAGTCAGAAGGGAGCTTCTTCCCGCAAGTGTTAATAAGCAAGCTCAAAGAAATGGGGATATTAATGTTAATTCCAAGGATGTTAGCTTTAATGGCTGTGCAAAGGCACACGGCAGCTTCAAGATCGAGAAGCCCCTGTAGCACTGAGCAACAAGGAAAATCAGGTGGGTTCCCGACAACTGCACCAACAGTTCCATCAAGCACTTTGGCACATACGCCGAGCTTTAGGGCATCTCTTGGGCATCTTCTTGAAGTTGGATTTGGGTTAGGGTTTGGGATTGGCCTTGGCTGAACACAAGTGTTACAGCCACTAACAAGTGCGAAAAAGATAACATTGATAGAGAAGAAAACAGTAATCCATATAGATCTTTTGGAATCCATCTCACACCGCTATTTCACTAAGTAGAGTGTTTCGAAATGGTGATAAGTTTGGCATTGtgatacatatatatgtgGGTGTGTATAGAGAGAGACCTTAGAGTAAATGTAATGTGTATAGGCAGCAAAATATTGACGATGAGAGATGAGCCATGCATGTGAAGCAAGGCTGGCGTGGAATTTAGCTGGCAATGTTTAGAGATTCAGAATCAAAAATAGGAGGGACTTATATCTGACACTGTACGTATTTTTcaatgcattttttatttataattctttGAATCACAAGATTGCCTAAGTGGCACTTAAAGGAGTCCCGTGACTCCCATCCTACTAGCAAAACGGTTtgagatttttgttttattacgATTATGGGTAATTAAACCATGTTTAAGGGCCAACAAATGAGCGGTCAAGTCAAGTGTTCCAGCTAGCTAACCATAATCaataactttttctttttgtggaGCATCCACTTTGTCTTTTCCAATAATTTTGTTCCTAATGTGGAAACATGATGGGAAGTCTTTTTGTTCCTTTCCCTTAGTTGCTATAATGGTGGAACTTAGTTATTGCCAAGGAGGCTGGTTTTGCACACAGATTGGAAATCAAACAATGGACGATTAGTAGATCTACTATGCTTCTTACATCTGTGCTTGGAAAGGGTTACCTAAATCATCGAGGGGGGTGTTTGGTTCCCCTCATTGCTCATAATAGTATGGGATCTCtcgaaattaaaaaaactttcgGAAAATTAGTCGTAAATGATAAAAAGGCTTGGCTCCCAGGTCCTCTCCTGTGTCGGAGGTCAGGGTCCAGGCTTCAAGTGTCTAGGCCCACAACAGACTGTGCCTGGACTTagtcattaaataaaaatgtcagGTTACAGCCTAGAGCCTACAAAAGTTAACACgggcgcgcgcgcgcgcgcgcacacacacacatatatatatagggtccatctatcttacatgcatgtaagatacactCCCCTCACATGAACAGTATGTAGGTCCCACACatacactattcatgtgagaggagtgtatcttacatgcatgtaagatagagaTTGCCATATATATATGCGcggtattaaaaaaatatttcaaaataaaaatttagatttaaatataaaaatttaaatagctTTTTTTAGGTAAAAAAAGGGTTGGATAAATATCTATATGGACCAAATTCGGACCAAGGTCGGTCCGACCCTCTCAACtaaaaattcttcttttattttgtccGAAAGAAGTAAAGAACTCTTTTATCACTACCATAAAGAAGTGGCAAACGACCACAGGTTCATATCATTggttttttacttttgttaatccattgatcattattaatttatgatgtGGGCcgcataataaagaaaattctaaCATATAAATCCATAATCATTTgtagaaaacaatttattgAGTATCAGTGTCTATTATATGGTGAGTATCTGAATACATAGTAAAAATTTGTTACTCTTTGTGAATAATACTAAAACTATGGATTAATCAGATAACCCATTGGCAACCAAACCTTGAGTGCATTGGGTTCGAGTTCATCTATTGTTGGGACTCGATTTCCCTTCCAATAAAATTAGGTAGGGGTCTATTTGTCTTCCTTCCATTTTAGGGTAGAATAGATATCCCTTCAATATTGAAGTAAGAGTCTAACTTTGAATTGTGCATGGTAAAATTACTAAGAAGAATCTTGATCGATTTCTTATTGTAAATATAAGCAGAgttctaattataatatatcagtttatatatatatatatagacaatACTTTCGCTCAACACAAAATGATTACTACAACCCActagtttattaattattttaagactAATTTTGAGCTAGATGTGTATCAAGGAAATATGCTTGCATGAATGATTTGAAATCTTGTCCGTGAGCTCTTCGTGATGAATAATAGAATGCTTAGATTGATATTTGAATGATTGAGAAATTGGATATCAAAAAGCACCATTggtttggaaaaatgaaaatctgaCGAGGTGATTTTGccattttatttgaattgaaaCTAAATCTTTAAAGGGTAATAACAATATCGATTTGCTGTTGATCATAACAGAAAGAGATTAAAGTGCTATTAAAGGAGGGATATGGCTGATTTTCAAGGGAAAAATCCAGCTTAATGTTATAAGTGATTAAAGGCAAACAAATGCATTTGTTACAGATTTTGTTTCAAGTGTTAAATTCAATAGTTAATACTTAATTTACTCTATCAAAAATACCtgaacaaattttataaattgcttctcaatttcatttaCAAAACACACAAAATCCAAGAAAATGACAGACCTATTACTGGACTTGTTTATAGCGGTAAAAtatgtgaaaaagaaaaaaaacaaaaggataTTACATTTGAGTGATTTGACGGAagcttttaagttttaacagAGTGGGATGATCGGATATTAGAAAAGCTGTAAGGGAAAAGTGGCACATGCTTCAAACGACGGGGGGTTGATTGGCTTATGGACGGGAGTATGGACCATGATACACTCTATGTTGTCCTTCCCTTTTCAGTCACAGTTGATTTCATTCCGTAGGGTCCAATCTGAAGTGATTTTCCTACCTAGCACACACCATGAAAAAGATCTTCcacaattattgtaaaataatacaCATAACGAATAATTGTCGATACCGTATCCCTTGAGT encodes:
- the LOC102617570 gene encoding 14 kDa proline-rich protein DC2.15, translated to MDSKRSIWITVFFSINVIFFALVSGCNTCVQPRPIPNPNPNPTSRRCPRDALKLGVCAKVLDGTVGAVVGNPPDFPCCSVLQGLLDLEAAVCLCTAIKANILGININIPISLSLLINTCGKKLPSDFICA